In Nitrosomonas stercoris, the genomic stretch CAGCTTGCTGCCGGTATTTTTGCGATTGCACTTTTATTAGCAGGATGGATGACAGCAGCAGCCATTGCATTGGCAATCGCTGGCTTATTGGCATTATGGCAGTTATTTTCCTGGAAACCCTGGGCAGTGCGCCGCGTGCCAATATTGTGGATCCTTTATGTTGGCTATGCCGGATTAGGCATTGGTCTACTAGTAGCAGCAGCTTATTCAATGGGCTGGATTACACGCGCTGCCTGGCCAATGCATACAATTGGTGTGGCTGGATTTTCCGTGCTAATTATCGGCATGGTAACGCGAACAGCATTGGGCCATCTAGGGCGGCCATTGCGTACTGATCGCAGCATGGTAATTGCCTATGTGCTGGTTATTACCGCTGCGCTCTTGCGCATCGCAGCATTATTGCCAACACCTTATGTACTAGAGTTGTTGCATGGCTCAGCCGCAGTCTGGATATTGGCTTTTGCTCTTTATCTCTGGCGTTTTTTCCCAATGTTGATTCGTCCGCGCGCCGATCAGTTATTTCGTTAAGAAATTTTGCGGTATCTTGGTGAAGTAATTATTTAAAAGCAAATAACACAAACAAATGATTTTTTAGAGCCTCCCAGATAATAAAGATGTAGCCAATCTATCTGGTGAGTGTACGAATATTCAAAAAAGGTAAATACCATGAATTATGGGCTGTTGATAACACTGCATTTATTGGCTGCATTTGCTTTTGTTGGTACCGTATTTTTTGAAGTAGTCATGCTGGAAGGTGTACGCAAACATTTACCACGCGAAATAATGCGCGAGGTAGAACGAGCGATTGGCGATCGTGCAGTTAAAATCATGCCCTGGGTACTGTTGATATTGTATTCAGCAGGTATTGCTATGGCTTGGCAACATTACGCAGCTTTATCGCAACCTTTTAGCAGCAGCTTTGGGTTGTTGTTAAGCATCAAAATTGTTTTAGCTATTAGCGTGTTTGGCCATTTTGTTACCGCAATGGTATTAAGAAAGCGACATTTGCTAAACAGTAAACGCTCACGCTATTTACACCTAAGTGTGTTCTGCCATGTATTGGCAATCGTGATTTTGGCAAAAGCAATGTTTTATCTACATTGGTAGTTCATTGGGCTGCATGCATTGCAACTTGCGGCTATCAGTTTTTAACTCATTTATTCTGATCAGGAGAAGTTGTGCCTTCATTTGATATTGTTTCTGAAGTCGATAAACAGGAAGTTCGTAATGCAGTTGATCAACTGAATAAAGAAATCTCGACTCGCTTTGATTTTAAAGGCTCCGATGCGCGTGCCGAGCAAACTGATTACGAACTTTATTTATTTGCTGACGATGAATTCAAACTGGGTCAGGTAACAGATATTTTGCTAGCCAGATTAACCAAGCGACAAATTGATATACGTTGTCTGGATAAAGGGCAAATTGAAAAAATAAGTGGCAATAAGGTAAAACAAAAGGTGACTGTAAAAACTGGTATAGAAAGCACCCTGGCCAAGAAAATTGTCAAATTGATCAAAGACAGCAAACTGAAGGTTCAGGCAAGCATCCAAGGAGAAACGGTGCGAGTATCAGGTGCCAAACGCGACACCTTGCAGGAGGCGATCCAATTGGTAAAAAAATCCATCAAAGAATATCCATTGCAGTTCCATAATTTCCGGGATTGAATCCTACAAGCATTAGTTTCCTCTCCGTTCTTTTTCTTTCGCGTGTTTGGATCATTCTGGATTTGAATTGCCCCATGAAGTCTGGGTAGTGACAATCACACG encodes the following:
- a CDS encoding hypothetical protein (UPF0234 protein XC_3703), with the protein product MPSFDIVSEVDKQEVRNAVDQLNKEISTRFDFKGSDARAEQTDYELYLFADDEFKLGQVTDILLARLTKRQIDIRCLDKGQIEKISGNKVKQKVTVKTGIESTLAKKIVKLIKDSKLKVQASIQGETVRVSGAKRDTLQEAIQLVKKSIKEYPLQFHNFRD